A single window of Fervidobacterium sp. DNA harbors:
- a CDS encoding GGDEF domain-containing protein, with translation MTKNEWIFVLTTIFIGIAALLMSQPLVVITDVPLMLLSLALIFFAQSVQITIGGLVLNLKSFVLLYLLLYLTPESLLVLSLLTLLIYLNNIRTFLFRGSFEFLQIAVGTLLVRFAMIDHLRILFFSIGYFFVNFILTALYVKVLAKTDLRKYLRAIAIILILSIYSSFILTMFYLFPEARLPQLLFSTLVYAGFIIHLYYTVNAEIWHEELELEKQQIIREIQNIMKLPEVLDNISEKPIETVLEKVLDISCQIVGFEYALLSIFDFRSGKVIRLAKSGISDEEFVKLKEKKPEIKETFVFMQQRFDIGGAYFIPKGSVDLNKTFTYRPFEYVKLESENAWDPDDLFIVPINYEGRIIGYVSYDKPKNLLRPSKREVEFARFFSWQISKILAESKYSLFFASEYEKKQPYSILMEEISKNIELKKNFILLYIDIDHFEKVNMLFGFHTGDEILKTLGEITTEEVKNLGVFSQVGDEEIILLWSKSKSDGVLLAERIIEEMKVRYNMISISASVVKYPTDAQTFDELIEKCRTGLVTAKKSGGGRIISL, from the coding sequence TTGACTAAAAATGAATGGATATTTGTACTAACAACTATTTTTATCGGAATTGCTGCTTTGTTAATGTCTCAACCACTTGTAGTCATTACTGATGTTCCTTTAATGTTGCTATCTTTAGCTTTAATATTCTTTGCTCAGTCAGTGCAAATAACAATCGGTGGATTGGTTCTCAATTTAAAAAGTTTTGTGTTACTTTATCTTCTTCTGTATTTGACACCGGAAAGTTTGCTTGTGTTAAGCTTACTCACCTTACTGATTTACTTAAATAACATTAGAACGTTTTTGTTCAGGGGCTCTTTTGAATTCCTACAAATAGCTGTAGGGACACTTTTGGTAAGATTTGCTATGATCGATCACCTTAGAATATTATTTTTCTCCATTGGATACTTTTTTGTCAATTTTATCTTAACAGCATTGTACGTGAAGGTTCTTGCAAAAACTGATTTAAGAAAATACTTACGAGCCATTGCGATAATACTTATTTTATCTATATATAGTTCGTTTATACTGACAATGTTTTACTTATTTCCCGAGGCCAGATTGCCTCAACTACTTTTTTCAACACTTGTTTACGCTGGTTTTATCATACATCTTTATTACACAGTTAATGCTGAAATATGGCATGAAGAACTTGAACTTGAAAAACAGCAAATTATCAGGGAAATACAAAATATTATGAAGCTACCAGAGGTATTGGATAACATTTCAGAGAAACCTATAGAAACCGTTCTCGAGAAGGTGCTTGATATATCTTGTCAAATAGTAGGTTTTGAGTATGCTTTACTTAGCATTTTCGACTTCCGAAGTGGAAAGGTCATTAGGTTAGCGAAGTCGGGAATAAGTGATGAAGAATTTGTTAAGCTAAAGGAGAAAAAACCTGAAATAAAAGAAACATTTGTATTCATGCAACAAAGATTTGATATAGGAGGGGCATATTTCATACCAAAAGGTAGTGTTGACTTAAATAAAACTTTTACATACAGACCATTTGAATATGTTAAACTGGAATCAGAAAATGCGTGGGATCCAGACGATCTTTTTATAGTACCGATAAATTACGAAGGAAGAATAATTGGGTACGTTAGTTATGACAAACCCAAGAATTTACTGAGACCTTCTAAAAGGGAAGTAGAATTTGCAAGATTTTTCTCTTGGCAAATATCGAAGATTCTTGCTGAAAGCAAATATTCGTTATTTTTCGCAAGTGAGTACGAGAAAAAGCAACCTTATTCTATATTGATGGAAGAGATCTCAAAGAACATAGAGTTGAAAAAGAATTTCATACTACTTTATATTGATATCGATCATTTTGAGAAAGTTAACATGCTGTTTGGTTTCCACACAGGAGATGAGATACTTAAAACACTCGGTGAAATAACAACCGAGGAAGTTAAGAACCTTGGCGTATTTTCGCAAGTAGGTGATGAAGAGATAATACTTCTTTGGAGCAAAAGTAAATCTGATGGAGTCTTGCTCGCAGAGCGAATCATAGAGGAAATGAAGGTAAGGTACAATATGATAAGTATAAGTGCCAGTGTTGTTAAATATCCCACTGATGCGCAAACATTTGATGAATTAATCGAAAAGTGTAGAACAGGTCTCGTTACGGCAAAAAAATCCGGAGGTGGGCGCATTATAAGTTTATGA
- a CDS encoding type III PLP-dependent enzyme, with protein sequence MEKLRYIAEKFGTPVLVMDLNVIAKNYRQLVDNINNCKVYYAVKANSNVEIVKLLRDMGSHFDVASRGEIEKLLSLGVEPYRMSFGNTIKKLEDIKFAYEVGIKMFAVDAEMEIEKIAFAAPGSDIYVRISTNGMENDADWPLTRKFGTSVNHAIELVKYAKEKGLNPIGLSFHVGSQNYNPENWRIAIREASIVFEEARQFGIEMKMINTGGGMPVLYTREIPKISEIAKVINEAVEEYLGSDVTVIVEPGRSMVGNAGIMITKVILRSKKADENWLYLDAGVFHGLTETIQNIRYRITVDGKENEELEKFVLAGPTCDSVDVMYYDAMLPKSTTLGDIVYFHTAGAYTTEYGTSFNGIASPTIVFENGILLPDENEFEDEESLEKEKPREKLRIED encoded by the coding sequence ATGGAAAAACTCAGGTATATCGCGGAAAAGTTCGGAACACCTGTCTTAGTCATGGACTTAAACGTAATTGCAAAAAACTACAGACAACTTGTGGATAACATAAATAACTGCAAAGTTTATTACGCGGTAAAAGCTAACTCCAACGTTGAGATAGTAAAGTTGCTCAGAGACATGGGCAGTCATTTTGATGTAGCCTCCCGTGGTGAGATTGAAAAATTGCTATCACTTGGTGTTGAACCCTACAGAATGAGTTTTGGAAATACAATAAAAAAACTTGAAGATATAAAATTTGCCTACGAAGTTGGTATAAAAATGTTTGCAGTTGATGCAGAGATGGAAATTGAGAAAATAGCGTTTGCCGCACCTGGTTCCGATATATATGTGAGAATTAGTACGAATGGCATGGAAAATGACGCAGATTGGCCACTGACAAGAAAATTTGGAACAAGTGTTAATCACGCAATTGAACTAGTAAAATACGCAAAAGAAAAAGGTCTTAACCCAATCGGATTGAGCTTTCACGTAGGCTCTCAAAATTATAATCCAGAAAACTGGAGAATCGCTATCAGAGAGGCTTCTATCGTTTTCGAGGAAGCAAGGCAATTTGGAATAGAGATGAAGATGATTAACACAGGTGGCGGAATGCCTGTGTTGTACACAAGAGAAATCCCAAAGATAAGTGAGATTGCAAAAGTTATAAATGAAGCAGTCGAAGAATATCTTGGAAGCGATGTAACTGTAATTGTCGAACCCGGAAGATCAATGGTTGGCAACGCAGGGATTATGATTACAAAGGTTATCTTAAGAAGTAAAAAAGCGGATGAAAATTGGTTGTATCTTGATGCTGGTGTTTTCCATGGACTAACAGAGACTATCCAAAACATCAGATACAGAATAACAGTGGATGGCAAAGAGAACGAAGAACTTGAAAAGTTTGTTCTTGCTGGTCCAACATGCGATAGTGTTGATGTAATGTATTACGATGCAATGCTTCCAAAAAGTACTACACTTGGAGATATTGTTTATTTCCATACTGCAGGAGCTTATACGACAGAATACGGCACTTCATTTAACGGAATAGCTTCACCAACAATTGTATTTGAAAATGGCATTCTCTTACCAGATGAAAATGAATTCGAAGACGAAGAAAGTCTGGAAAAGGAAAAACCAAGAGAAAAGTTGAGAATTGAAGATTAA
- a CDS encoding MFS transporter, whose product MSETHKLSKGLKWHTSKDEFLLTLEGVLSTFYLVLTQTVVFTAIAIYFGLDEVTLGLVSSFPMAFQIFQILAPGIIEKIPSKKYLLIFFNSGRFLWLVLIPMLFSEHKKPELFILIFALSQIFGAFAGNVWISIISDTIHPERRGKYLGVRNFFVSLATLLVFYLFSIITDNLRKPYNFMIVIIISMLTSLLSLISLIPVRESPSKRTGSLNDLRIVLKDKNFMKLSRAYFIWNFVVLFAAPFFPYHQIHNLRLPMTYISYASIAASLLSMLFYTVWGRLSDEFGHKSVLVTGLSIVSITPAIWFLMNEKDWIFGMTLDAILSGVGWAAVNLAFITLPMETASSNSPMYFAVFSAFGGLGGMIGSMLGGPVAKFFNSFDFYIKEYHVFGLQIFFVIESILRFITIPMFAGISTKKYVSPITLFTNVLSMLSGRHMIRIQEGNRQEVIIGRKRMERWW is encoded by the coding sequence ATGAGTGAAACACACAAGCTATCAAAAGGTCTAAAATGGCATACTTCGAAAGATGAATTTCTTTTGACCTTAGAAGGGGTACTATCTACTTTTTATTTAGTTTTAACCCAAACGGTTGTTTTTACCGCAATAGCTATATATTTTGGTTTAGATGAAGTTACACTTGGACTTGTTTCTTCCTTTCCAATGGCATTTCAAATATTTCAAATACTTGCGCCCGGAATAATTGAAAAAATACCAAGCAAAAAGTACTTACTGATTTTTTTCAATTCTGGCAGATTTTTATGGCTCGTTTTGATACCGATGCTCTTTTCTGAACACAAAAAACCAGAGTTGTTCATTTTGATTTTTGCGCTGAGTCAAATTTTTGGTGCTTTTGCTGGTAATGTTTGGATCAGTATTATTTCAGATACAATCCACCCAGAGCGGCGAGGAAAGTATCTTGGTGTACGGAACTTTTTTGTTTCCCTAGCAACTTTGTTAGTATTTTACTTGTTCTCGATAATAACAGACAACCTTAGGAAGCCATACAATTTTATGATCGTAATAATTATATCAATGCTAACTTCTTTATTATCCTTGATTTCACTGATACCGGTAAGGGAAAGTCCATCCAAACGTACAGGTTCTTTAAATGATTTAAGAATTGTCTTGAAAGATAAGAACTTTATGAAACTATCAAGGGCGTATTTTATCTGGAATTTTGTTGTACTATTCGCAGCGCCATTTTTTCCGTATCATCAAATACACAATTTGAGATTACCAATGACATACATAAGTTATGCTTCAATAGCCGCTTCGCTGTTATCTATGTTATTCTACACAGTTTGGGGGAGATTATCAGACGAATTTGGTCACAAAAGTGTTTTGGTTACTGGATTATCGATTGTCTCAATCACTCCAGCTATATGGTTTTTAATGAATGAAAAAGATTGGATATTTGGAATGACACTTGACGCAATTTTATCTGGTGTTGGATGGGCAGCTGTAAATTTGGCATTTATAACATTACCTATGGAAACAGCCTCAAGCAATTCCCCGATGTACTTTGCCGTTTTCTCGGCATTCGGGGGACTTGGTGGTATGATTGGTTCGATGCTTGGAGGACCAGTAGCAAAATTTTTTAATTCCTTTGATTTTTACATAAAAGAATACCACGTTTTTGGACTGCAAATATTCTTTGTCATAGAAAGTATATTAAGATTTATTACGATTCCAATGTTTGCGGGAATTTCAACAAAAAAATACGTCTCGCCTATAACATTGTTTACAAACGTCCTTTCAATGCTCTCAGGAAGACATATGATAAGAATTCAGGAAGGAAACAGACAAGAAGTTATAATTGGGCGTAAACGCATGGAAAGATGGTGGTAA
- a CDS encoding RtcB family protein — translation MSSVDGLEKIDKYIYKIKKHDRMLVDAIILSDWETIDQEAIEQIKNVATLPGIVNAAYAMPDIHWGYGFPIGGVAAFDVDDGIISPGGVGFDINCGVRMLVVDGDAQLVKKNLETLIKRIYESVPVGVGETSELHFSKNDFKKIVTEGVREVVKLGFGYESDLERIEDYGCIHLCDFTKVSSEAVERGKDELGTLGAGNHFIEIQVVEEVYNEEIAKVFGIYKGAITILIHTGSRGFGHQIATDYIRIMRDNLKEHNKNLPDKQLINAPFKSELGQAYYHAMNCAANYAFSNRQIITHLIRKVFKAVVGVNVKLVYDVAHNIAKVEEYDIDGKVKKLVVHRKGATRAFGPNHPLLPEIFRKTGQPVIIPGSMGTASYILVGTKKAEQMTFGSTAHGAGRTLGRREATRELSTDRVIKELNDKGVKLMAKSKKGIVEEAPEAYKDVDKVVKVVDELGISLRVAKCVPVGVIKG, via the coding sequence ATGAGTTCGGTAGATGGATTAGAAAAAATAGACAAATACATTTATAAAATCAAGAAGCACGATAGGATGCTGGTTGACGCAATAATACTTTCAGATTGGGAAACCATTGATCAAGAAGCTATTGAACAAATAAAAAATGTAGCTACTTTACCTGGGATAGTGAATGCTGCATACGCAATGCCAGATATACATTGGGGTTATGGATTCCCTATAGGTGGTGTGGCGGCGTTTGACGTCGACGATGGAATTATCAGCCCAGGTGGTGTGGGTTTTGATATCAACTGCGGCGTTAGAATGCTCGTTGTTGATGGTGATGCACAGTTAGTTAAGAAGAATTTAGAAACATTGATAAAGCGCATTTATGAATCAGTGCCAGTTGGTGTTGGTGAAACAAGCGAGCTTCATTTTTCGAAGAATGACTTTAAAAAGATAGTTACAGAGGGAGTACGTGAAGTTGTAAAACTTGGATTTGGATATGAAAGTGATTTAGAGAGAATAGAAGACTATGGTTGTATACATCTATGTGATTTTACAAAAGTTAGCTCAGAAGCCGTTGAAAGAGGAAAAGACGAACTTGGAACCTTGGGAGCGGGAAATCATTTCATAGAAATCCAGGTTGTAGAAGAGGTTTACAACGAAGAGATAGCTAAGGTTTTTGGAATATATAAAGGTGCTATAACAATATTAATTCACACAGGTAGCCGAGGCTTTGGACATCAGATAGCAACGGATTATATAAGAATAATGAGGGATAATTTAAAAGAGCACAACAAAAATCTCCCTGATAAACAACTCATAAATGCGCCTTTCAAGAGTGAATTGGGACAAGCCTATTACCATGCTATGAATTGTGCAGCAAATTATGCCTTCTCCAACAGACAAATTATAACACATTTAATTAGAAAAGTTTTCAAGGCCGTTGTTGGTGTAAATGTGAAATTAGTGTACGATGTTGCACACAATATAGCAAAAGTAGAAGAATACGATATTGATGGAAAAGTAAAAAAACTTGTGGTACACAGGAAAGGCGCTACGAGGGCTTTTGGACCTAATCACCCTCTATTACCTGAAATTTTTAGAAAAACAGGTCAACCAGTGATCATTCCTGGAAGTATGGGAACGGCTTCTTACATACTTGTGGGAACCAAGAAAGCAGAACAAATGACATTTGGCTCGACAGCACATGGTGCTGGTCGAACACTTGGAAGAAGGGAAGCAACAAGAGAACTCTCAACTGATCGTGTTATTAAGGAACTAAATGACAAGGGTGTTAAACTTATGGCAAAGTCAAAGAAAGGAATTGTGGAAGAAGCACCAGAAGCCTATAAAGATGTGGACAAAGTTGTAAAAGTTGTTGATGAGCTTGGAATATCGCTTAGAGTAGCAAAGTGCGTTCCAGTCGGAGTGATAAAAGGATGA
- a CDS encoding proline--tRNA ligase, with the protein MRYSQFYAPTLKEAPSDAEVPSQELLIRAGFIRKIAAGVYTYLPLGRKVLLKIEKIVREEMDKIGANEILMPIIQPAELWKQSGRWDDYGPEMMKLKDRHGRDFTLGPTHEELVTFLVQNELNSYKQLPITLYQIANKYRDEIRPRFGVLRAREFIMKDGYSFHSSFESLDETYQAHRKAYSNIMERIGLKYAVVEASTGTIGGSESHEFVAFADTGESNILFCECGYAGNDERVPYVGNIQYDNEEEKSIEKVFTPNVKTAQDVADFLNVPVRKIVKTLIYKGRNGYYMALVPGDRELNEEKLKSFVNDQSLVFASPEDILKDFGVPIGFLGPVGAKGIRIIADNLVKGMKNFVVGGMEKDYHFVNVSPGKDFKVDSWADLVVTQKNDPCPVCGRPLNSKKGIELGHIFKLGTKYSEAMGTKYMDRDGQLKPFIMGCYGWGVSRTMGAIVEQLHDEKGIIWPVSVAPFTVVITPVSNNENLMNFSEGLYNYLIQKGEEVLFDDRNISPGMKFNDADLIGVPFRITVGKTLSQGIVEIKYRTGHHFTVKAEFEEIHQFLEKAKREYNPHFRA; encoded by the coding sequence ATGAGGTATTCGCAATTTTATGCTCCAACGCTTAAAGAAGCACCTTCAGATGCAGAAGTACCAAGTCAAGAATTACTGATAAGAGCGGGTTTTATAAGAAAAATTGCAGCAGGAGTTTACACATATCTCCCACTTGGTAGAAAGGTGCTCTTGAAAATCGAGAAAATAGTGAGAGAAGAAATGGATAAAATTGGAGCAAATGAAATATTAATGCCAATAATACAACCTGCAGAACTATGGAAGCAGTCTGGAAGATGGGATGATTACGGACCGGAAATGATGAAACTAAAAGACAGACACGGAAGAGATTTTACACTGGGACCAACTCATGAAGAACTTGTTACTTTCCTTGTGCAAAATGAATTGAACAGTTATAAGCAATTACCTATAACCCTTTATCAGATTGCTAATAAATACAGAGACGAAATAAGACCAAGATTTGGGGTATTAAGAGCAAGGGAATTCATAATGAAAGACGGATATAGTTTTCACAGTAGTTTTGAATCCTTGGATGAAACCTACCAAGCGCATAGAAAAGCGTACTCAAATATAATGGAACGAATAGGATTGAAATATGCGGTAGTTGAGGCTTCAACAGGCACGATTGGTGGGAGTGAATCGCATGAGTTTGTTGCATTTGCTGATACGGGAGAAAGTAATATCCTTTTCTGTGAATGCGGGTACGCAGGTAATGATGAAAGAGTTCCGTATGTAGGTAATATACAGTACGATAACGAGGAAGAAAAAAGTATAGAGAAAGTTTTCACTCCAAATGTCAAAACGGCGCAGGATGTAGCAGACTTTTTGAATGTACCTGTAAGGAAAATAGTAAAAACGTTAATTTATAAAGGAAGAAATGGATACTACATGGCGCTCGTACCTGGTGACCGGGAATTAAATGAGGAAAAGCTCAAATCGTTTGTAAATGACCAATCCTTAGTATTTGCTTCCCCGGAAGATATACTAAAAGACTTTGGTGTACCAATTGGATTTCTTGGTCCTGTTGGAGCGAAGGGGATAAGAATTATAGCAGATAACCTCGTGAAAGGGATGAAAAACTTTGTTGTTGGTGGTATGGAAAAAGATTATCATTTTGTAAATGTTAGTCCGGGAAAAGATTTCAAGGTAGACAGTTGGGCAGATTTGGTCGTAACTCAGAAAAATGATCCATGCCCAGTATGCGGTAGACCGTTGAATTCAAAAAAAGGCATAGAACTCGGACACATATTCAAACTTGGAACTAAGTACTCTGAAGCAATGGGTACAAAATATATGGATAGAGACGGTCAACTTAAACCCTTTATAATGGGGTGTTATGGTTGGGGTGTCTCGCGAACAATGGGAGCAATCGTTGAACAACTTCACGATGAGAAAGGTATTATCTGGCCTGTTTCTGTTGCACCATTCACTGTAGTGATTACACCTGTAAGTAATAACGAAAATTTAATGAATTTTTCCGAAGGTTTGTACAATTACCTTATTCAGAAAGGTGAAGAAGTACTGTTCGATGATAGAAATATTTCTCCGGGTATGAAATTTAATGATGCAGATTTAATCGGTGTTCCGTTCAGGATTACTGTGGGAAAGACACTTTCTCAAGGTATAGTGGAGATAAAATACAGAACAGGTCATCATTTCACGGTTAAGGCAGAATTTGAAGAGATACATCAATTTTTGGAAAAAGCCAAAAGAGAATATAATCCCCATTTTAGAGCATAA
- the cysS gene encoding cysteine--tRNA ligase — MDVYITDTLNKNKVKFEPINPGEVKMYVCGPTVYNYIHIGNARPMVIFDAFRRFLEFIGYRVTLVQNFTDIDDKIINEAKEWNVDWRTVADTFISEYFHDAQLLGVRAANYHPRTTDFVDDIVKAIEMMIRKEFAYVVENGDVYFSVRKLPSYGKLSGKNLNDLVAGARVDVNEKKRDPLDFVLWKSAKPAEPTWKSPWCDGRPGWHIECSVMSQKLLGDMFDIHGGGEDLIFPHHEDEIAQSEALTGKPPAKYWMHNGMIIVRGDKMSKSLGNIFMIREAVRRYGKDAVKLFLLSKHYRSPIEFSEEVLQDNMKAAYRVHASLKRFTEKYPYPLVPKYDEEMKEYINRFVDALADDLNTPIALSVLFDTVKELNKSMDEGKDERALRMYHLVKRVYGSVLGIFDSEFEKRTSFDSEQFGNLINNLIELRSEFRKQRQFEFADKIRNVLTKSGIRLLDTPEGTKYEIVEGER; from the coding sequence ATCGACGTTTACATAACTGACACACTTAATAAGAACAAGGTAAAATTTGAACCTATAAATCCGGGAGAAGTAAAGATGTATGTATGTGGTCCGACGGTGTACAATTACATACATATAGGTAATGCTCGCCCTATGGTGATTTTTGATGCATTTAGAAGGTTCTTAGAATTTATTGGGTATCGTGTTACCTTAGTTCAGAATTTTACGGATATTGATGACAAGATTATAAACGAGGCAAAAGAATGGAATGTTGACTGGAGAACAGTAGCTGACACGTTTATATCAGAGTATTTTCACGATGCTCAGTTGCTTGGAGTTAGAGCAGCAAACTATCACCCGAGGACAACTGACTTTGTAGATGATATTGTTAAAGCAATAGAAATGATGATTAGAAAAGAGTTTGCATACGTTGTTGAAAATGGTGATGTGTACTTTTCTGTTAGGAAATTGCCAAGCTACGGCAAGCTATCAGGAAAAAATTTGAATGATTTAGTGGCGGGTGCAAGAGTTGATGTGAATGAGAAAAAAAGAGACCCACTCGATTTTGTTCTTTGGAAATCAGCAAAACCGGCGGAGCCAACTTGGAAAAGTCCTTGGTGTGATGGTAGACCAGGATGGCACATCGAGTGTTCCGTGATGTCGCAAAAATTACTCGGAGATATGTTTGATATACACGGTGGTGGCGAAGACTTGATATTTCCACATCATGAAGATGAAATTGCACAGAGTGAAGCGTTAACTGGTAAACCACCAGCAAAATATTGGATGCATAACGGAATGATAATAGTTCGCGGGGATAAAATGAGCAAGTCTTTGGGAAACATTTTCATGATAAGAGAAGCTGTAAGAAGATACGGTAAAGATGCTGTGAAATTGTTTTTGCTTTCTAAACATTACAGATCTCCAATAGAGTTTTCTGAAGAAGTGCTGCAAGATAACATGAAAGCGGCTTATAGAGTTCATGCTTCACTGAAAAGATTTACTGAAAAATACCCTTATCCACTTGTACCAAAGTACGATGAAGAAATGAAAGAATACATAAACAGATTTGTAGATGCACTTGCAGATGATCTTAATACACCTATTGCGCTTTCAGTGTTATTTGATACTGTTAAAGAGTTAAATAAGTCCATGGATGAGGGCAAAGATGAAAGAGCATTGAGGATGTATCATCTTGTTAAGAGAGTGTACGGATCTGTTTTGGGAATTTTTGACAGCGAGTTTGAAAAACGCACATCATTTGATTCTGAACAATTTGGCAATTTAATTAACAATCTGATCGAGCTGAGAAGTGAATTTAGAAAACAAAGACAATTCGAATTTGCAGATAAAATAAGGAATGTCCTCACCAAATCTGGAATAAGATTACTCGATACACCGGAAGGAACAAAGTATGAGATTGTGGAGGGAGAAAGATGA
- the gltX gene encoding glutamate--tRNA ligase, whose product MSEVRVRFAPSPTGYLHVGGARTALFNYLYARKMNGKFILRIEDTDIERSEKIFEEQLMSALRWLGLDWDEGPDVGGEYGPYRQSERAHLYQEYAQKLIDQGIAYEVYAYPEEIEQLRERLLAEGKAPHYTREMLEPYNTAERKREYEAKGLRPAVYFSMPRKDYVLHDIVKGEVVFKAGSVGDFALLRSNGMPTYNYACVIDDGLMKITHVLRGDDHLSNTVKQVALYEAFGWSTPVFGHVSMILGPDGSKLSKRHGATSVEEFKARGYLPEALVNFLALLGWSHPEGREILTKFELIESFSLERLVKNPAIFNPDKLRWMNAEHIRMKDLKELTVIAKDFLKRSVSDEYFEKILHAVRDRLEELSQLPELTEFFFERPSIVVEKSVEAVETYRMLVQELEKLDQWTKEEIYLAFKNAMKGARLKGKEFYMTLRLILTGKTEGPELIDIIEILGKSEVIARIKNFVS is encoded by the coding sequence ATGAGTGAAGTTAGGGTAAGATTTGCTCCCAGTCCAACCGGATATTTACATGTTGGCGGAGCAAGAACGGCACTATTTAATTATCTTTACGCAAGGAAGATGAATGGCAAGTTTATATTAAGAATTGAAGATACGGATATAGAAAGATCAGAAAAAATTTTCGAAGAGCAATTGATGTCAGCTTTGAGATGGCTTGGACTCGATTGGGATGAAGGACCTGATGTTGGTGGAGAATATGGCCCTTATAGGCAGAGTGAGAGAGCGCATCTTTATCAAGAGTACGCACAAAAGCTTATAGACCAAGGTATAGCCTATGAAGTTTATGCATATCCTGAAGAAATAGAACAACTGAGAGAAAGATTACTTGCTGAAGGAAAAGCCCCACATTACACAAGAGAAATGCTTGAACCTTACAATACTGCTGAAAGAAAAAGAGAATACGAGGCGAAAGGTCTCAGACCAGCTGTTTATTTTTCAATGCCCAGAAAAGATTATGTGTTACATGACATAGTAAAAGGTGAGGTCGTTTTTAAAGCAGGGAGTGTAGGAGATTTTGCGCTTTTAAGAAGTAACGGCATGCCAACGTACAATTATGCTTGTGTAATAGATGATGGTTTGATGAAGATTACTCATGTTCTTCGTGGTGATGATCATCTCTCAAATACCGTAAAGCAAGTAGCCCTTTATGAAGCTTTTGGTTGGAGTACACCTGTGTTTGGACATGTTTCTATGATTCTTGGACCAGATGGCAGCAAGTTGAGCAAAAGACATGGAGCAACTTCTGTTGAGGAATTTAAAGCAAGAGGATACCTACCAGAAGCACTCGTCAACTTCCTCGCTTTGCTCGGATGGTCTCATCCAGAGGGTAGAGAAATATTGACCAAATTTGAATTAATTGAAAGTTTTTCTCTTGAACGACTAGTTAAAAACCCTGCAATTTTTAACCCTGATAAACTCAGATGGATGAATGCAGAACATATTAGAATGAAAGATTTAAAAGAACTTACAGTTATTGCCAAAGACTTTTTAAAACGCAGTGTGAGTGATGAGTATTTTGAAAAAATACTACATGCTGTTAGAGATAGATTAGAAGAACTTTCTCAACTTCCCGAACTCACCGAATTTTTCTTCGAAAGACCTTCGATTGTTGTAGAAAAAAGTGTTGAAGCTGTTGAGACCTATCGAATGCTTGTTCAAGAACTCGAAAAGCTTGACCAATGGACAAAAGAGGAAATATATCTAGCATTTAAAAATGCAATGAAAGGCGCAAGACTAAAAGGAAAAGAGTTTTATATGACTCTTAGGCTTATTCTAACAGGAAAAACAGAAGGTCCAGAGTTGATAGACATAATTGAAATACTTGGTAAGTCAGAAGTTATAGCTAGGATAAAGAATTTCGTTTCATAA
- a CDS encoding rubredoxin, translated as MKYRCTVCGYIYDPEVGDPDSGINPGTSFEDLPEDWTCPVCGVSKDMFEPLEE; from the coding sequence ATGAAGTACAGATGCACAGTTTGCGGTTATATCTATGATCCAGAAGTTGGTGATCCAGATTCCGGAATCAATCCAGGAACATCTTTTGAAGATCTTCCCGAAGATTGGACCTGCCCCGTTTGTGGAGTTAGTAAGGACATGTTCGAACCTTTAGAAGAGTGA